A stretch of DNA from Desertibacillus haloalkaliphilus:
ACCCAGAAGCTCGTGACGTTCTTTATACGAATGCATATGGACAAAATCTTAACGTCGTTGCCATTGATACTGTTAATGGAGTCACTGACCTCAACCAGCTTGAACAAGAAATCGATGAGGACACCGCTTGTGTGATCGTCCAATATCCGAATTTCTTTGGATCAATTGAAGACCTTGCTGAGATTGAGCGCATTACTCATCAGCAAAAGGCACATTTTGTCGTCTCTAGCAATCCATTGGCGTTAGGTGTCTTACAGCCACCAGGTGCTTTTGGTGCTGATATCGTTGTTGGTGATGTACAGCCGTTTGGGATTCCATCTCAATTCGGAGGTCCACACTGCGGTTATTTTGCGACAACAAAGAAATTAATGCGAAAAGTACCTGGGCGTTTAGTTGGTCAAACAACTGATGATAAGGGGCAGCGAGGGTTTGTGTTGACATTACAAGCACGAGAGCAGCATATTCGACGAGAAAAAGCGACGTCTAACATCTGTTCCAACCAAGCGTTAAATGCACTTGCCTCATCTGTCGCGATGAGTGCGATCGGGAAAAAAGGTGTTAAAGAAATGTCGATTCAAAATATTCAGAAGGCTGCTTATACTAAAAAGCAATTGCGTAGGCAGGGGCTGACGGTTGCTTTTGACCAGCCAAGCTTTAATGAATTTGTAATCAAAGTCGATCAACCAATAAGCGATATCAATGAAAAGCTCTTTAACAAGGGGATTATTGGTGGGTATGATCTAGGTCGTGATTACCCTGAACTGAGCGGACATATGCTAGTCGCTGTTACTGAAATTCGTACAAAGTCTGAGATCGATACGTTTGTAAGAGAATT
This window harbors:
- the gcvPA gene encoding aminomethyl-transferring glycine dehydrogenase subunit GcvPA, which encodes MSHRYLPMTEMDQKEMLYTIGVESIEELFSDIPDEVRFKGDLKLKEALTEPELVKYLQGLANKNVHLQQKISFLGAGVYQHYIPSIVDHVISRSEFYTAYTPYQPEISQGELQAIFEFQTMISEMTGMELANSSMYDGPTALAEAGMMSAGKTKRKKIIVSKAVHPEARDVLYTNAYGQNLNVVAIDTVNGVTDLNQLEQEIDEDTACVIVQYPNFFGSIEDLAEIERITHQQKAHFVVSSNPLALGVLQPPGAFGADIVVGDVQPFGIPSQFGGPHCGYFATTKKLMRKVPGRLVGQTTDDKGQRGFVLTLQAREQHIRREKATSNICSNQALNALASSVAMSAIGKKGVKEMSIQNIQKAAYTKKQLRRQGLTVAFDQPSFNEFVIKVDQPISDINEKLFNKGIIGGYDLGRDYPELSGHMLVAVTEIRTKSEIDTFVRELGAAIK